GGCAGACAATTTAAAAAGTCTAAATATGGCATTACATTTCTAAATAATCCACAAAATATATTATATGGCATATTCATATTAAATACTGGGTAACCAACTCTGCAGATGTGATGCTAACACACTAGCCAATGAGAGCAAAATGGAGCAAGCTAAGGGAACGCTGGTGTATCACAACAGTGCTCAAGGAAAATATCACCATGTCGTGCTTCAAAAACAGTACTCTGGAACGCTACACTATCATCTATGGAGCAAAACGAAGTTCTCTAGTTTTTCAGGGATATGCCCTGCATAGCATATGTTATGATTCACTATTACACGAGCAGCAAGACACTGCAAAGTAGTATGATTTATGGGTTGGATTAAATTCTTTGCTATTTCCTTCTCATCCAGCAAATCAGTAGCTGTTTGTTTACATGAGTTTGTGGCATCAAAATGTGAACCTGACTTGATAAGAAGATTCATGATGTCTGGATGGTTGTTCAGTGCAGCAATGTGCAATGGACTGTTGTTATCAGAGTCTCTGACATTTACATCAGCACCACATTCCACCAGGATCGCAGTAACTTGTAGAGAGGGGAATTTACAAACTGGGTAGCGACCGACACATGTAGTATTATTGTCGACAGCAAGGTGAAGTGGACTGAAGTTATTCTTTCCTCTAGGCTGAAGCTTAAGAAACTTGTAAATagtttgtttcttaaaatgttCCTGTTCTGAGCTGCAAGGTACTTTCTCCAACAagcaaattaaatgcaaaatgatGGAAAGGGCTTTGTTCAGCTGTATTGGATCAGGAAGACATTGGGTTTGCTTCATGGCCCGTTCTATTTCAAGAACGCTTTTGCACAGTATACCCATTAGATCATCAAAAGTGACAGTAGTGCCTAGCAGGCCTTTTGCCCTATCCTGAAGCATGAAGGAGAAAAGTTCAGCAAATGACAGCAAACTGCTGGCTGTCATCGGGCTCAGCGGATCAAGATTGCTCTGCTGCATGTCCAAAGCATACTTCCATAAATTGATGCAACGCTTGAAGTTTCCGGAGTCTGCATACACAGCACCTCTGTATCTAATATAGTAGGATGTGTCTGGGTGAGAAGGGCCAAGAATACGTTCTCTAATTAGTAATGCTTGCATTCTCATTTCATCTGGGTCTGCAATAAGATTTTCTAGCTCTTCTGAGCTGTTTACCTCTTTAGCATAATCATAAGCCATAATCAGTGTTTGTGGCACAGGTTTGCTGAGGATATTAGTCCTATCGCTGTATCTCATTTCCATAGCTCTTTTCCAGTATTTCAAAGCACCAAGCAGATCTCTCTTTTTGTCCACAAATGTTGCTCCTAGAAGTTCCAGGGCATTTATGCGCTCAGCCTTACTCGTCTGTACATGCTGGGTCAGAAAGTCCACTATATTTGTGTGGCCTGTCACACTGGCTGACAGAAGGGGAGTCATTCCATAACCATCCTTTTCCATTTTAGCACAATACTTCAGAAGCATCTTCATGATCTCCAAACTTCCAGATTCTGCACAGTCATGTAGTGCTGTATTTCCTGCAAGATAACAAACACAATTACACAAATCATATCAAATTACAGTCCAAATCTCACCATGATactagttttaaaaaaagggtaAAGAACCCCCAAATATTAATGGTTTTCAACTAGCTTTTGCTTCCCCATTTAGGTACTATAAAAGCAAGGCTGCCAAgcagttataaaaaaaaagtttgatattaaataagaaataaataaattagataataaatctgaaaaaaatacacagatttaaaaaaaacccacaaaccagAATTAAAATTGAATTCTTCACTACACAGAAGTACAGGAATTGGCAATTTCTTTGCATCAAAAGTCAAGCAAACAGGACAGGAGATCAGTTTGATTGGACAGAAAATTCTTGGAgctcaggaggaaaaagaaattatatgcTGTCTGGAAACAAGGTCAGATTTTGCAGGAATTTGACAGAGCTGTGATTCATACATGCAGGGGACAAGATGCAAAAGGTCAAAGCTCAATCAGCGCTGAAACTGACCAGTACCGTGTCAGACAACAAGAAGGGTTTTTGAAGTACACTAACAGAAAGAGGAGGCCTGAAGAAAACACTTATTGAAGATGGTCAACTGACTGTTAAGGGTGGAGAAGTGTGGAGACATCCAATGCTTtcctttgcctcagtctttgATACCACAGATAAACTACCATCTGCCCAGTCCCTGGATTTAGAGGATGACTTCAGGAATAGTGACTTCCCATTTGTTTAGACACTTCTCAGGGACTAGCTGTAGCAGTTCACAGTTCATACATCTATGGGATCTGATGGGATTTGCCAGAGTATTGAGGAAGCTGATGTTTGTTATAGCAAACCCTCTCCACCAGCTACTAAAGGGAATGGGAGTCTGGGGAGGTCCCTACTGAATAGAAGCTAACCaatgttatttcattttataaaaatggaaagagggATTACTCAGGAACCTACAGACCTGTTAGTCTCACCTCAACACTCAGAAAACTTAGGGAGAAGATTATCCTGAGTGCTACTGTAAGGCATTTAAAGGACAATGAAATCATCAGGTATCATCAGCTTGGGTTGACAAGGGAAAAGTCCTGTTTTAACTAGTTTGATATCCTTCTACAATAAGGTCATCCATTCCAGTAGATGAAGGGATGACAGTGGGTGTAcgatttttgccttttttgtcttttatattGTCCCCCACAACATCCTTGTGGACAACTTATCCAACTGTGGGATGAATAGCGTCATGGTGCACTGGGTATAGAACTGTCTGAAGGACAGAGCTCAAAGGATTGCAGTGAATGGGGCTACCAAATCTAGCTGACCTACTAATCAAATTCATAcgaaagatgagaaaaaagttattttctaaaGCTTATGACTCAGTTTTTGCAATTATACCAGAGTTATGAACATACTTTGTCCCCTGAATCATATTTTAATATCATATTTAATTcaaacattttaagaaaaaaaaaatactagatTGCTTCACTTATTAACAGTGCACTTTACTTTCAACATATATTTTCCTGAAGTGTTTCTGAATAGTGGCCAGTGATTTTACAATCATTTAATAACAAGTAAACTGAGGAAGACATCCCAACACAAAGTGGCTCATGAAACTGCCTATTAGATGAAGACTCAAGCACAATCATTTAATAACAAGTAAACTGAGGAAGACATCCCAACACAAAGTGGCCCATGAAACTGCCTATTAGATGAAGACTCAAGTTCATACAAAGGGAAGTTATTTTCCACCTAACACTTCAGGGAATTTTTAACATTAATAGCACTAAGTCAGTTATACATCTGGTCACACTACAATCTCTACCTAGActaataaaattttcaatagCAGAAGCAGAGATTAAAGCAAATTTAGGTGGATTGAAAGTTGGCAAATTTGGCGTGGCTTATCAACTATAATTCTGTCTCTATCTGACATCGCAGACTAGAAAACTCTTAATATGCCAACTGAGAAAGGCCAAGACCTTGACATTCCTAAGAGAGGAAGATGTCAAATGCAGACCTATATAAAAACCTACCAATACACATGCACCTTATTCTTCTTGCTATGCTGTTGAAAGTCTAGTGAAAATTAAACTACAGCAGTCAGTCCAGAACTAAAGAATGCCTGGTCCCTCAGACCATCTTCAGTTCTGCATTTATTATAAAGGCAAAACCAGATGGATGTTGGCTGAACCAGCAACTAACACAGCTGTTTCAGGGTGTACTCAACTCCATGTATTATCcttcacagcagagctctgcaacTGGCAGCTGTTTCTACCctcaagtaaatattttcaatatatttaaaaaatagtaacaTTAAAGCATATTAAAGACAAATAAGCCAAAAGGCATCAGTAACATCTATTAGTAAGTATTTTGCTACCTTTGACAACCAGCACAGCGCTAGGTATGCATATTACATACTCCACATCCATCACCTTAATGCTGCTTTTGACATTCTTTTATCAATTGCCAGGCATACACACtatgactgaaaaaaatccacacaaaatAAGCTTGGCCTTTGTCCAGGTAAACTCAATCCAGCAGTCTGCATGCCATTAATTTACAATACAGTTATGTAGAACTCCAAGGAATTTCACTGCTCTTTCCAACTGGATGCTcgaaatttaaaacaatttagtTCTTTTAATTGATATTACAATTACTGATTTCAGTTTAAACAGCCTATCAGAAGTAATTTTCCAGTTATTTATACTGCAATAGCCCTTAGAATTAAAATAACTACAGCTTAAATTATGCCATATATAATCACATAATGCAAGCCCATCAACACTAATTTTAAGTGGCTGCACCCAACT
This genomic interval from Ficedula albicollis isolate OC2 chromosome Z, FicAlb1.5, whole genome shotgun sequence contains the following:
- the FEM1C gene encoding protein fem-1 homolog C translates to MDLKTAVFNAARDGKLRLLSKLLASKTREEVAQLMSEKTNGATPLLMAARYGHLDMVEYLLDHCSASIEVGGSVNFDGETIEGAPPLWAASAAGHLKVVQCLLDHGASVNNTTLTNSTPLRAACFDGHLEIVKYLVEHKADLEVSNRHGHTCLMISCYKGHKEIAQYLLEKGADVNRKSVKGNTALHDCAESGSLEIMKMLLKYCAKMEKDGYGMTPLLSASVTGHTNIVDFLTQHVQTSKAERINALELLGATFVDKKRDLLGALKYWKRAMEMRYSDRTNILSKPVPQTLIMAYDYAKEVNSSEELENLIADPDEMRMQALLIRERILGPSHPDTSYYIRYRGAVYADSGNFKRCINLWKYALDMQQSNLDPLSPMTASSLLSFAELFSFMLQDRAKGLLGTTVTFDDLMGILCKSVLEIERAMKQTQCLPDPIQLNKALSIILHLICLLEKVPCSSEQEHFKKQTIYKFLKLQPRGKNNFSPLHLAVDNNTTCVGRYPVCKFPSLQVTAILVECGADVNVRDSDNNSPLHIAALNNHPDIMNLLIKSGSHFDATNSCKQTATDLLDEKEIAKNLIQPINHTTLQCLAARVIVNHNICYAGHIPEKLENFVLLHR